From Longimicrobiaceae bacterium, the proteins below share one genomic window:
- a CDS encoding metal ABC transporter ATP-binding protein, with amino-acid sequence MSSNKLAIEVNDLTVAYREQPALWDVDVEVPAGVLMAIVGPNGAGKSTLLKSILGLIRPAAGQILIHGKPYSEQRRLTAYVPQRGTVDWDFPTTVLDVVMMGRYGSLGWFRRPGRKERTLAMAALEQVGMQEFADRQISQLSGGQQQRVFLARALVQEAEVYFMDEPFQGVDAKTERAIVDVLKELRAQGRTVVAVHHDLETVPEYFEWVLLLNVRRIACGPVEEVFTEDNLRRTYGGRVPLLRGGDEGLPLLHAGHADGDSRRAEARHLA; translated from the coding sequence ATGAGCTCGAACAAGCTGGCCATCGAAGTCAACGACCTGACCGTCGCCTACCGCGAGCAGCCAGCGCTGTGGGACGTGGACGTGGAGGTACCCGCCGGAGTCCTGATGGCGATCGTGGGCCCCAACGGGGCGGGTAAATCGACGCTGCTCAAATCGATTCTGGGGCTGATCCGTCCGGCCGCCGGACAGATTCTCATCCATGGTAAGCCGTACTCGGAGCAGCGTCGCCTGACGGCCTATGTACCGCAGCGCGGCACCGTGGACTGGGATTTCCCCACCACTGTCCTCGACGTGGTGATGATGGGTCGCTACGGCTCGCTGGGCTGGTTCCGCCGCCCGGGCCGGAAGGAGCGGACGCTCGCCATGGCCGCGCTGGAACAGGTCGGGATGCAGGAGTTCGCCGACCGGCAGATCAGCCAGCTCTCCGGGGGCCAGCAGCAGCGGGTCTTCCTCGCCCGGGCACTGGTTCAGGAGGCCGAAGTCTATTTCATGGACGAACCCTTCCAGGGTGTGGACGCCAAGACCGAGCGTGCCATCGTGGACGTGCTGAAGGAGCTGCGTGCGCAGGGGCGAACGGTCGTGGCCGTTCACCACGACCTGGAGACCGTCCCCGAGTACTTCGAATGGGTGCTCCTGCTCAACGTCCGCCGCATCGCCTGCGGACCCGTCGAGGAGGTCTTCACGGAGGACAACCTGCGTCGCACCTACGGCGGCCGCGTTCCGCTGCTACGCGGCGGCGACGAGGGACTCCCCCTGCTCCACGCCGGCCACGCCGACGGCGACTCGCGCCGCGCCGAAGCCCGCCATCTCGCCTGA
- a CDS encoding zinc ABC transporter substrate-binding protein gives MRLASGLLSLVLLLACSSTEANDSGALPAVATTGMIADIVKNVGGEHVSVVALMGPGVDPHLYKAREGDVRRLWRSRIIFYNGLHLEARMAEVLAHMDERTPTVAVAQAVDSTQLLAPPGFSGAYDPHIWFDVRFWMDATEAVRDGLTAVDPAHAEDYARNADAYVERLEELHAYVLRRAAEVPPERRVLVTAHDAFNYFGRAYGFEVRGLQGISTASEAGTADVQALADLIVQRRIPAIFVESSIPQRTIEAVRAAVQARGFEVRIGGQLYSDAMGSPGTPEGTYIGMVRHNIDTIVDALLRDPEETT, from the coding sequence ATGCGCCTCGCATCCGGTCTTCTCTCCCTGGTCCTCCTGCTCGCGTGTTCATCGACCGAGGCGAACGACTCCGGTGCGCTGCCGGCTGTAGCCACCACCGGGATGATCGCGGACATCGTGAAGAACGTGGGTGGAGAGCACGTGTCGGTGGTGGCGCTGATGGGTCCCGGCGTGGACCCGCACCTCTACAAGGCCCGGGAGGGAGATGTGCGCCGGCTCTGGCGCTCGCGGATCATCTTCTACAACGGGCTGCACCTGGAGGCGCGCATGGCCGAGGTGCTTGCCCACATGGACGAGCGCACGCCGACCGTGGCGGTCGCACAGGCGGTCGATTCCACTCAACTGCTGGCTCCGCCGGGTTTCTCCGGCGCGTACGACCCGCACATCTGGTTCGACGTGCGATTCTGGATGGACGCGACCGAAGCCGTTCGCGACGGGCTCACGGCGGTCGACCCGGCGCACGCGGAAGACTACGCGCGCAACGCCGACGCCTACGTCGAACGGCTCGAGGAGCTGCACGCCTACGTGCTCCGGCGGGCGGCCGAGGTGCCGCCGGAACGCCGGGTGCTGGTGACCGCCCACGACGCCTTCAACTACTTCGGCCGCGCCTACGGCTTCGAGGTGCGCGGCCTGCAGGGGATCAGCACCGCGAGCGAAGCTGGAACCGCGGACGTGCAGGCGCTGGCGGATCTCATCGTGCAACGCCGAATTCCCGCCATCTTCGTGGAATCCTCGATTCCGCAGCGGACGATCGAAGCGGTTCGAGCGGCGGTGCAGGCGCGGGGATTCGAGGTGCGGATCGGGGGGCAGCTCTACTCGGACGCGATGGGATCTCCGGGCACCCCGGAAGGGACGTACATCGGCATGGTTCGCCACAACATCGATACGATCGTGGATGCCCTGCTCAGGGATCCCGAGGAGACGACATGA
- the ndhC gene encoding NADH-quinone oxidoreductase subunit A, translated as MLQSYLPLLILLGISVVNAVGMVVASHLISPTKRTAVKSSPYESGIDPIGDTRARFSVAFYVVALLFIVFDVETVFLVPWAVVMREVGLAGFVTAGMFIFILTVGLIYEWKKGALEWD; from the coding sequence ATGCTTCAGTCGTATCTGCCACTCCTGATCCTGCTCGGCATCTCGGTGGTGAATGCCGTGGGGATGGTGGTAGCGTCGCACCTGATCAGCCCGACGAAGCGGACGGCGGTCAAGTCCTCTCCCTACGAGTCGGGCATTGACCCGATCGGCGACACGCGGGCGAGGTTCAGCGTCGCCTTCTACGTCGTGGCGCTGCTGTTCATCGTCTTTGACGTCGAGACGGTCTTCCTGGTGCCCTGGGCGGTGGTGATGCGTGAGGTGGGCCTGGCCGGCTTCGTGACGGCCGGGATGTTCATCTTCATCCTCACCGTCGGCCTGATTTACGAATGGAAGAAGGGAGCGCTCGAATGGGACTGA
- the nuoB gene encoding NADH-quinone oxidoreductase subunit NuoB — MGLNPGEHEQNRERDAMAAEVKESGGVPVRTVEPRGGIFSGQPGFLTTRLDALINWARENSLWPMPFGTACCAIEMMATAASRYDLARFGMERMSFSPRQADMLICAGRVSYKMAPVLRRIWEQMPQPKWAISMGACASSGGVFDVYSMVQGIDTIIPVDVYVPGCPPRPEGLMYGILMLQEKIRRSSPTRNWVVDEDLLEGLPALPPETVDLVTRPFGNSTNQNRPSGLVSSGALARPGDRVP; from the coding sequence ATGGGACTGAACCCGGGAGAGCACGAGCAGAATAGAGAGCGTGACGCCATGGCCGCCGAGGTCAAGGAGAGCGGCGGTGTTCCGGTCCGGACGGTGGAGCCTCGCGGGGGCATCTTCTCCGGGCAGCCGGGATTTCTGACCACGCGCCTCGACGCGCTCATCAACTGGGCGCGAGAGAACTCGCTCTGGCCGATGCCGTTCGGCACTGCGTGTTGCGCCATCGAGATGATGGCAACCGCAGCGTCGCGGTACGACCTGGCGCGGTTCGGCATGGAACGGATGAGCTTCTCGCCCCGGCAAGCGGACATGTTGATCTGCGCGGGGCGAGTTTCGTACAAGATGGCGCCGGTGCTGCGGCGTATCTGGGAGCAGATGCCGCAGCCGAAGTGGGCGATCTCGATGGGGGCTTGTGCCTCGTCGGGCGGCGTTTTCGACGTCTACAGCATGGTCCAGGGGATCGACACGATCATCCCGGTGGACGTCTACGTGCCCGGTTGTCCCCCGCGCCCGGAAGGCTTGATGTACGGGATCCTGATGCTCCAGGAGAAGATCCGCCGCTCCAGCCCGACGCGGAACTGGGTGGTGGATGAGGACCTCCTGGAGGGGCTGCCCGCCCTCCCGCCGGAGACGGTCGACCTGGTGACGCGGCCCTTCGGCAACTCGACCAATCAGAACCGTCCGAGCGGCCTGGTTTCCAGCGGCGCGCTGGCGCGGCCCGGCGACCGGGTACCGTGA
- a CDS encoding NADH-quinone oxidoreductase subunit C, with product MSKDSFRKGLEGLDAGAGGAEATDIPRPEGPENLPPHPSVDALRAKFGDAVLRHEVVAGDEHIVYIPAERNLEILGWLRDDPEQRFDFLKDVTAIDYGGGRPLQLVYELWSIPCKRQLRIKVELPLSQLEIDSVYYLWRAADWLERETYDMFGIVFRGHPDLRRILMPYNYAEGYPLRKDFPLRGRFTRAEQTRRALSMETADHYSPYEIDLARRLGQPLPDVMGEDGGPGEPNVGMPGVGGH from the coding sequence ATGAGCAAGGATTCGTTCAGGAAGGGGCTGGAGGGGCTGGACGCGGGGGCCGGCGGCGCGGAGGCGACCGATATTCCGCGCCCGGAGGGCCCTGAGAACCTGCCTCCCCATCCCAGCGTCGATGCCTTGCGGGCGAAGTTCGGAGACGCCGTGCTCCGACACGAGGTCGTGGCGGGGGATGAGCACATCGTCTACATCCCCGCGGAACGCAACCTCGAGATTCTCGGGTGGCTCCGCGACGACCCCGAGCAGCGCTTCGACTTCCTGAAGGACGTCACCGCGATCGACTACGGCGGAGGTCGCCCGCTGCAGCTCGTCTACGAGCTCTGGTCGATACCCTGCAAGCGGCAGCTTCGGATCAAGGTGGAGCTGCCGCTGTCGCAGTTGGAGATCGATTCCGTCTACTACCTCTGGCGCGCGGCCGACTGGCTCGAGCGCGAGACGTACGACATGTTCGGCATCGTCTTCCGCGGGCACCCCGACCTGCGCCGCATCCTGATGCCGTACAACTACGCCGAGGGCTATCCGCTGCGGAAGGACTTCCCCCTTCGCGGCCGATTCACGCGCGCAGAGCAAACCCGGCGGGCACTCTCGATGGAGACCGCCGACCACTACTCGCCCTACGAGATCGACCTCGCGCGGCGTCTCGGCCAGCCGCTGCCGGACGTGATGGGCGAGGACGGCGGGCCGGGAGAGCCGAACGTGGGCATGCCCGGGGTGGGAGGGCACTGA
- the nuoD gene encoding NADH dehydrogenase (quinone) subunit D has product MKTKTRTVIYNVTRNPDLAAGGGLVNAPIVPVEGEIPIHEEEGIGGEHMLINIGPQHPATHGVLRLVLELDGETVIKCTPHIGYLHSSFEKLGEYRTWNQIVPLTDRMDYLAPLIYNCAYAMAVEKLMGIEVTERCKVLRVILMELDRIFSHLLWLGTTAIDLGAFTVFLYTFQERERIYNLHEAYTGARITTSATRIGGMMADLPDGWIEQLEHFVETFPETLDEVDTLLTNNSIWIGRTQDVGVISAEDAINFGLSGANLRASGIDYDVRKDNPYYDYETYDFEVPVGKHGDIYDRYLCRMEEMRQSVSILRQAIDRLPGGPINVEDSRVILPSKTRAMNDMESMIHHFKVVMEGVRAPVGESWFSVESSKGELGMYVVSDGGSKPVRWRVRGPSFVNIAALPHMIEGSLLSDVIAVNASLDIVLGEIDR; this is encoded by the coding sequence ATGAAGACCAAGACGCGCACCGTCATCTACAACGTGACCCGCAACCCGGACCTGGCGGCCGGAGGCGGGCTCGTCAACGCGCCCATCGTTCCGGTCGAGGGGGAGATTCCCATCCACGAGGAGGAGGGAATCGGCGGCGAGCACATGCTGATCAACATCGGTCCGCAGCATCCGGCCACGCACGGGGTGCTTCGGCTGGTGCTCGAGCTCGACGGCGAGACGGTGATCAAGTGCACCCCGCACATCGGCTACCTGCACTCCTCCTTCGAGAAGCTGGGCGAGTACCGCACCTGGAACCAGATCGTCCCGCTCACCGATCGCATGGACTACCTGGCGCCGTTGATCTACAACTGCGCCTACGCCATGGCGGTGGAGAAGCTGATGGGCATCGAGGTGACCGAGCGGTGCAAGGTGCTCCGGGTGATCCTGATGGAGCTGGACCGGATCTTCAGCCACCTGCTGTGGCTGGGGACGACGGCCATCGACCTGGGGGCCTTCACCGTCTTCCTCTACACCTTCCAGGAGCGGGAGCGGATCTACAACCTCCACGAGGCCTACACCGGCGCCCGGATCACTACCAGCGCCACCCGGATCGGCGGGATGATGGCCGATCTTCCGGACGGCTGGATCGAGCAGCTGGAGCACTTCGTCGAGACCTTCCCCGAGACGCTGGACGAGGTCGATACGCTGCTCACCAACAACTCGATCTGGATCGGGCGAACCCAGGATGTGGGTGTGATCTCGGCGGAGGATGCGATCAACTTCGGCCTCTCCGGCGCCAACCTGCGCGCCTCCGGGATCGATTACGACGTCCGCAAGGACAACCCGTACTACGACTACGAGACCTACGACTTCGAGGTACCGGTCGGCAAGCACGGCGACATCTACGACCGCTATCTCTGCCGGATGGAGGAGATGCGGCAGAGCGTGTCGATCCTCCGGCAGGCCATCGACCGCCTGCCGGGCGGACCGATCAACGTGGAGGACTCGCGCGTGATCCTGCCCTCCAAGACGCGGGCGATGAACGACATGGAGTCGATGATCCACCACTTCAAAGTGGTGATGGAGGGCGTGCGCGCGCCGGTGGGAGAGTCGTGGTTCTCGGTGGAGAGCTCGAAGGGAGAGCTGGGGATGTACGTGGTCTCCGACGGTGGCTCGAAGCCGGTGCGCTGGCGAGTGCGCGGCCCTTCCTTCGTGAACATCGCGGCGCTGCCGCACATGATCGAAGGGTCGCTGCTGTCCGACGTCATCGCCGTGAACGCGAGCCTCGACATCGTGTTGGGGGAGATCGACCGCTAG
- a CDS encoding NAD(P)H-dependent oxidoreductase subunit E: MSSEQTRVRQIRSKNPGFAGETGEFDLTEAEIRGTDYVGKRPLDGGHPAVAGTLPYQLAERDPEAPLFEGPYAERLEKILSRYPDRQAALLPTLHMAHEIRGHISPETMDEVARKLELPPAYVRGVATFYTMYNLRPVGRYLIQVCTNISCNLCGGEEVMEAFLEATGTEAGEVSADGRFTVIEVECLGACGFPTVVQINDRYYENVKPGDVPAILEKLK; encoded by the coding sequence ATGAGCAGCGAGCAGACCAGGGTGCGGCAGATCCGTTCGAAGAACCCGGGATTCGCGGGGGAGACGGGCGAGTTCGACCTCACCGAGGCGGAGATCCGCGGCACCGACTACGTGGGCAAGCGACCGCTCGACGGCGGCCATCCGGCCGTGGCCGGCACGCTCCCATACCAGCTCGCCGAGCGCGACCCCGAGGCGCCGCTCTTCGAAGGGCCCTACGCGGAGCGGCTGGAGAAGATCCTCTCCCGGTATCCGGATCGGCAGGCCGCCCTGCTGCCGACGCTGCACATGGCGCACGAGATCCGTGGCCACATCTCGCCCGAGACGATGGACGAGGTGGCCCGGAAGCTCGAACTGCCGCCCGCCTACGTACGGGGGGTGGCGACCTTTTACACGATGTACAACCTGCGCCCCGTGGGGCGCTACTTGATCCAGGTCTGCACCAACATCTCGTGCAACCTGTGCGGGGGCGAGGAGGTGATGGAGGCCTTCCTGGAGGCGACCGGCACCGAAGCCGGCGAGGTCTCCGCCGACGGCCGCTTCACCGTGATCGAGGTCGAGTGTCTCGGCGCCTGCGGCTTCCCCACGGTCGTGCAGATCAACGATCGCTACTACGAGAACGTCAAGCCGGGGGACGTTCCGGCGATTCTCGAGAAGCTGAAGTGA